A genome region from Leifsonia sp. Root112D2 includes the following:
- the ctaD gene encoding aa3-type cytochrome oxidase subunit I, translating into MVGWITSTDHKTIGYMYLITSFLYFCLGGVMALIIRAQLFEPGLHIVATKEQYNQLFTMHGTIMLLMFATPLFAGFVNFIMPLQIGAPDVAFPRLNALAYWFYSFGSLIAVAGFLTPQGAASFGWFAYAPLSSTTFSPGVGGNLWVLGLGLSGFGTILGAVNFITTIITMRAPGMTMFRMPIFTWNALITSILVLMAFPVLAAALFGLAADRVFDAHIFDAATGGVLLWQHMFWFFGHPEVYIIALPFFGIVSEVFPVFSRKPVFGYKTLVYATISIAALSVTVWAHHMYVTGSVLLPFFSLMTMLIAVPTGVKIFNWLGTMWRGSITFESPMLWAIGFLVTFTFGGLTGVILASPPLDFHVSDTYFVVAHFHYVVFGTVVFAMFSGFYFWWPKWTGKMLNDTLGKWHFWLLFIGFHTTFLIQHWLGVIGMPRRYATYSPQDGFTWMNQVSTIGAMILGLSMIPFLLNVYLTSRNAPKVTVNDPWGYGRSLEWATSCPPPRHNFTSIPRIRSESPAFDLNHPEAGIPLGIGAGRDAPDGPVVDVESRKVK; encoded by the coding sequence ATGGTCGGCTGGATCACCTCCACCGATCACAAGACCATCGGGTACATGTACCTGATCACCTCCTTCCTGTACTTCTGCCTCGGCGGCGTGATGGCGCTGATCATCCGCGCCCAGCTGTTTGAGCCGGGCCTGCACATCGTGGCGACCAAGGAGCAGTACAACCAGCTGTTCACGATGCACGGCACGATCATGCTGCTGATGTTCGCCACACCGCTGTTCGCTGGCTTCGTGAATTTCATCATGCCGCTGCAGATCGGTGCACCGGATGTCGCGTTCCCGCGGCTGAACGCACTCGCGTACTGGTTCTACAGCTTCGGCAGCCTCATCGCCGTAGCCGGGTTCCTCACTCCCCAGGGAGCGGCATCCTTCGGCTGGTTCGCCTACGCGCCGCTCTCGTCGACGACATTCTCGCCGGGGGTCGGAGGAAACCTCTGGGTGCTGGGGCTCGGGCTCTCCGGGTTCGGCACGATTCTCGGTGCCGTCAACTTCATCACCACCATCATCACGATGCGTGCGCCCGGCATGACCATGTTCAGAATGCCGATCTTCACGTGGAATGCGCTCATCACCTCCATTCTCGTGTTGATGGCGTTCCCGGTGCTCGCTGCCGCTCTGTTCGGCCTCGCCGCCGACCGGGTGTTCGACGCGCATATCTTCGACGCCGCAACCGGGGGAGTTCTGCTCTGGCAGCACATGTTCTGGTTCTTCGGGCATCCGGAGGTCTACATCATCGCGCTGCCGTTCTTCGGCATCGTTTCAGAGGTGTTCCCTGTCTTCAGTCGAAAACCCGTTTTCGGCTACAAGACCCTGGTCTATGCCACCATTTCGATCGCCGCACTGTCGGTCACGGTCTGGGCGCACCACATGTATGTCACCGGCTCGGTGCTGCTGCCGTTCTTCTCGCTGATGACCATGCTCATCGCCGTTCCAACGGGTGTGAAGATCTTCAACTGGCTCGGCACCATGTGGCGGGGCTCCATCACATTTGAGTCGCCGATGCTCTGGGCGATCGGATTCCTGGTCACCTTCACCTTCGGTGGTCTCACCGGTGTGATCCTCGCCTCGCCGCCGCTCGACTTCCACGTGTCTGACACCTACTTCGTCGTCGCGCACTTCCACTATGTGGTGTTCGGAACCGTTGTCTTCGCCATGTTCAGTGGCTTCTACTTCTGGTGGCCGAAGTGGACCGGCAAGATGCTCAACGACACCCTCGGCAAGTGGCACTTCTGGCTGTTGTTCATTGGTTTCCACACCACGTTCCTCATCCAGCACTGGCTGGGCGTCATAGGCATGCCGCGTCGCTATGCGACCTACTCGCCGCAGGACGGCTTCACGTGGATGAACCAGGTCTCGACCATCGGCGCGATGATTCTCGGCCTGTCGATGATCCCGTTCCTGCTCAACGTGTATCTCACCTCACGCAATGCGCCGAAGGTGACAGTCAACGACCCGTGGGGCTACGGCCGTTCGCTCGAATGGGCGACCAGTTGCCCGCCGCCGCGACACAACTTCACGTCTATTCCGCGTATCCGCAGCGAGTCCCCGGCGTTCGACCTGAACCACCCTGAGGCGGGCATTCCGCTCGGCATTGGTGCGGGCAGGGATGCGCCCGATGGCCCGGTTGTCGACGTTGAGAGCCGGAAGGTGAAGTGA
- the ctaC gene encoding aa3-type cytochrome oxidase subunit II: MRHNRRLRWAAIPVAAVLAFVLAGCTQAQLNGFLPGFVEGEKPVTNHTARVAGLWVTSWIILLIVGCIVWGLIIWTVIVYRRRKGQTGLPVQLRYNMPIEIFYTIVPLILVLGFFSFTARDQSAIEKPYAHPDVEISVFAKQWSWDFQYTSDGAYAPGIQAQPDDKNAKKGTVIEAELPTLYLPVDKKITIDLQSRDVIHSFWVPAFLYKKDMFPGKVNKMYLEPLRIGTYAGKCAELCGEYHSAMLFNVKVVSQADYDAYIQGQKAKGYEGKLGTDYNRNQNLPGTSAPTASNE, encoded by the coding sequence GTGCGCCATAATCGTCGTCTCCGATGGGCTGCTATTCCGGTCGCAGCTGTACTGGCATTCGTTCTGGCTGGGTGTACGCAAGCCCAGTTGAACGGTTTCCTCCCCGGTTTCGTGGAGGGCGAGAAGCCCGTCACGAACCACACCGCGCGTGTCGCAGGTCTGTGGGTGACCTCATGGATCATCCTGCTGATCGTGGGCTGCATCGTCTGGGGCCTCATCATCTGGACCGTCATTGTCTACCGGCGCCGCAAGGGCCAGACCGGGCTTCCTGTACAGCTGCGGTACAACATGCCGATCGAGATCTTCTACACGATCGTGCCGCTGATCCTCGTTCTCGGCTTCTTCTCCTTCACCGCTCGTGACCAGAGCGCCATCGAGAAGCCATACGCGCATCCCGATGTTGAGATCTCGGTCTTCGCCAAGCAGTGGTCGTGGGACTTCCAGTACACGAGTGACGGCGCATACGCACCCGGCATCCAGGCACAGCCCGACGACAAGAATGCCAAGAAGGGCACCGTCATCGAGGCCGAGCTTCCGACGCTCTACCTGCCGGTCGACAAGAAGATCACCATCGACCTGCAGTCGCGTGATGTGATTCACTCTTTCTGGGTTCCCGCCTTCCTGTACAAGAAAGACATGTTCCCCGGCAAGGTGAACAAGATGTACCTTGAACCTCTGCGCATCGGCACCTACGCCGGCAAGTGCGCCGAGTTGTGTGGCGAGTATCACTCAGCGATGCTCTTCAACGTCAAGGTGGTCTCGCAGGCAGACTATGACGCGTACATCCAGGGCCAGAAGGCCAAGGGTTACGAGGGAAAGCTCGGAACGGACTACAACCGCAACCAGAACCTTCCCGGCACGAGCGCGCCGACGGCAAGCAACGAGTAG
- the erpA gene encoding iron-sulfur cluster insertion protein ErpA translates to MTDTLTATKPHGVGLTDTAAGKVKSLLEQEGRDDLRLRVAVQPGGCSGLIYQLYFDERMLDGDAAVDFDGVEVIVDKMSVPYLDGATIDFEDTIQKQGFTIDNPNASGSCSCGDSFN, encoded by the coding sequence ATGACAGACACACTCACCGCAACGAAGCCACACGGCGTCGGCCTCACCGACACCGCGGCGGGCAAGGTCAAGAGCCTGCTGGAGCAGGAGGGTCGCGACGACCTGCGTCTGCGTGTCGCGGTTCAGCCGGGCGGATGCTCCGGTCTCATCTACCAGCTCTATTTCGACGAGCGCATGCTCGACGGTGATGCGGCGGTCGACTTCGACGGCGTCGAGGTTATCGTTGACAAGATGAGCGTGCCGTACCTCGACGGCGCCACGATCGACTTCGAAGACACGATCCAGAAGCAGGGCTTCACCATCGACAACCCGAACGCGTCGGGCAGCTGCTCCTGCGGCGACAGCTTCAACTGA
- a CDS encoding dipeptidase: protein MSTDEETPDPSARIADATAPENTRENTVESTVRRLVLESLPASIADLSALVRIPSVSWAAFDEANVAASADAVASLLRDTDVFESVTVTRAPIAGGPELGQPAVLATRAPRAGRPTVMLYAHHDVQPPGNDEDWESAPFEPTVRGDRLYGRGAADDKAGVMAHVASIRALATALGDELDLGLAVFIEGEEEFGSRSFAAFLEANRDALRADVIVVADSDNWDIDTPALTVGLRGNVTLRLSVRTLEHASHSGMFGGAVPDAMLAMVRLLATLHGPDGSVAVDGLTDYDGETPAYDEAKLREEAALLDGVSSIGSGPVLGRIWSKPAITVTGIDAPSVANASNTLSPAVSVKISARIAPGQAATAAFAAIERHLHANAPFGAHIEIDDVDTGDPFLVDTSGWAVTEVKRAMADAWGRPAVETGIGGSIPFIADLVRVFPEAQILVTGVEDPDTRAHSPNESLHLGVFKRAILSEALLLARLNKRSSGTTAVSLE, encoded by the coding sequence ATGAGTACTGACGAAGAGACCCCCGACCCGTCTGCGCGCATCGCCGATGCGACCGCACCCGAGAACACTCGTGAGAACACAGTTGAGAGCACCGTGCGTCGCCTTGTGCTGGAGTCTCTGCCCGCCTCCATCGCGGATCTGAGCGCCCTGGTGCGTATTCCGTCCGTTTCCTGGGCGGCGTTCGATGAGGCAAATGTCGCAGCCAGCGCGGATGCCGTTGCCTCCCTGCTGCGCGACACGGACGTCTTCGAATCGGTCACCGTCACGCGCGCCCCGATCGCGGGAGGGCCCGAGCTTGGCCAGCCCGCCGTTCTCGCTACGCGGGCGCCCCGTGCCGGTCGCCCCACCGTGATGCTCTACGCACACCACGACGTGCAGCCGCCCGGCAACGACGAGGACTGGGAATCGGCACCCTTCGAGCCGACCGTGCGCGGCGACCGTCTCTACGGTCGCGGCGCCGCAGACGACAAGGCCGGAGTCATGGCGCACGTCGCGTCGATCCGGGCGCTTGCGACGGCGCTCGGCGACGAACTCGATCTCGGCCTCGCGGTCTTCATCGAGGGGGAGGAGGAGTTCGGCTCCCGCTCCTTCGCCGCCTTCCTCGAGGCCAATCGCGATGCGCTGCGCGCCGACGTGATAGTGGTCGCCGACTCAGACAACTGGGATATCGACACGCCCGCTCTCACGGTGGGGTTGCGGGGCAATGTCACGCTGCGCCTGAGCGTGCGCACACTTGAGCACGCCTCGCATTCGGGAATGTTCGGCGGTGCAGTGCCCGACGCCATGCTCGCCATGGTGCGGCTGCTGGCCACCCTGCACGGGCCGGACGGATCCGTTGCCGTCGACGGTCTCACCGACTATGACGGAGAGACCCCCGCGTACGACGAGGCCAAATTGCGCGAGGAGGCCGCCCTGCTCGACGGCGTCAGCTCCATCGGCTCTGGTCCGGTCCTCGGCCGCATCTGGTCGAAGCCCGCCATCACCGTGACAGGAATCGACGCGCCCAGCGTGGCGAACGCATCCAATACGCTCTCGCCGGCCGTCTCAGTCAAGATCAGTGCGCGCATCGCACCCGGCCAGGCGGCCACCGCCGCGTTCGCCGCCATCGAGCGTCACCTGCACGCGAATGCACCGTTCGGCGCGCACATCGAGATCGACGATGTCGACACCGGGGACCCGTTCCTGGTCGACACCAGCGGCTGGGCCGTCACCGAGGTGAAACGGGCGATGGCGGATGCCTGGGGCCGGCCGGCCGTCGAGACCGGCATCGGCGGCTCCATCCCGTTCATCGCGGATCTGGTGCGCGTCTTCCCCGAAGCGCAGATACTCGTGACGGGCGTCGAAGACCCGGACACGCGCGCGCACAGCCCGAACGAGTCCCTGCACCTGGGAGTTTTCAAGCGGGCCATCCTGAGCGAGGCCCTGCTGCTGGCCCGCCTGAACAAGAGGTCATCGGGCACCACGGCTGTGTCTCTGGAATGA
- a CDS encoding DUF3043 domain-containing protein has product MAKRQTTPDSSAPGSNASDEPVIETAQQTADRLAGKGHATPTRKEQEAARKRPLVPNDRKEAAKQARAQSASVREKARVGMAAGDDRYLTARDKGPQRRYVRDYVDARYNVGELMIPIMLLVIVLTFIPNQAFQVYGILLLWAFFIIAVIDAVFLGFLVRRKLGEKFGASKVERGVRWYAAMRAMQMRIIRLPKPQVKRRQFPS; this is encoded by the coding sequence GTGGCAAAGCGACAAACGACTCCAGATTCCAGCGCACCGGGCTCGAACGCCTCCGACGAACCGGTGATCGAGACCGCACAGCAGACGGCGGATCGGCTGGCCGGCAAAGGCCATGCCACCCCGACGCGCAAGGAACAGGAAGCCGCACGTAAACGGCCCCTCGTGCCCAACGACCGCAAAGAAGCGGCCAAGCAGGCCCGCGCGCAGTCAGCGTCGGTACGCGAGAAGGCCCGCGTGGGCATGGCGGCCGGCGACGACCGTTACCTGACGGCGCGCGACAAGGGGCCCCAGCGCCGTTACGTGCGTGACTACGTGGATGCCCGCTACAACGTGGGCGAGCTGATGATCCCCATCATGCTGCTCGTGATAGTGCTCACCTTTATTCCGAACCAGGCTTTCCAGGTGTACGGAATCCTGCTGCTCTGGGCGTTCTTCATCATCGCCGTCATCGACGCGGTATTCCTGGGCTTCCTGGTGCGCAGAAAGCTCGGTGAGAAGTTCGGCGCGAGCAAGGTCGAGCGCGGTGTGCGCTGGTACGCGGCGATGCGCGCCATGCAGATGCGCATCATCCGGCTGCCGAAGCCGCAGGTCAAGCGCAGGCAGTTCCCCAGCTGA
- a CDS encoding ribonuclease HI family protein, whose translation MTIIAAADGSALGNPGPAGWAWYVNDECWAAGGWPRGTNNQGELMAVIDLFEATAHVPGEDLRVLCDSQYVINAVTKWMPGWKRKGWRKADGSPVLNLDLLKRLDAAIVGRRFTFEWVKGHAGHELNEAADERARGAATAYQNRTSVPTGPGWPGGAVRKPSAAAVVPAPVTPASALELDIFADSDRPAGAPEISGPDTVLALERRLHGSTTQADAASVAALLHPEFEEFDSAGRVRDRDAVIRTLTETPEQDATLEPRTVDALGDDTVFLSYRRASSQGASLHSSLWQRVDGAWLLRFHQGSRES comes from the coding sequence ATGACGATCATCGCCGCCGCGGACGGCTCCGCCCTGGGCAACCCCGGCCCGGCGGGCTGGGCCTGGTATGTCAACGACGAGTGCTGGGCGGCCGGCGGCTGGCCGCGGGGAACCAACAACCAGGGCGAGCTGATGGCCGTGATAGACCTCTTCGAGGCCACGGCCCACGTGCCCGGCGAAGACCTGCGGGTCTTGTGCGACAGCCAGTATGTGATCAATGCCGTCACCAAGTGGATGCCGGGCTGGAAGCGCAAGGGCTGGCGCAAGGCCGACGGCTCCCCCGTGCTCAACCTCGATCTGCTCAAGCGGCTCGACGCGGCCATCGTCGGGCGTCGCTTCACCTTCGAGTGGGTCAAGGGGCACGCCGGGCACGAGCTGAACGAGGCAGCGGACGAACGGGCGCGCGGTGCCGCGACGGCCTATCAGAACCGCACGAGTGTGCCGACCGGGCCCGGGTGGCCGGGAGGTGCTGTGCGCAAGCCGAGCGCAGCCGCAGTGGTTCCGGCACCGGTGACGCCGGCATCCGCTCTCGAGCTCGATATCTTCGCCGACAGCGATCGCCCTGCTGGCGCTCCCGAAATCTCGGGGCCGGATACTGTCTTAGCCCTTGAGCGTCGCCTGCACGGCTCGACAACTCAGGCGGATGCCGCCTCCGTCGCCGCGTTGCTGCACCCCGAATTCGAAGAATTCGACTCCGCGGGCCGTGTACGCGACCGCGACGCCGTCATCCGCACGCTCACCGAGACGCCCGAGCAGGATGCGACGCTCGAGCCTCGCACCGTCGACGCCCTCGGAGACGACACGGTCTTCCTGAGCTATCGCCGCGCATCGTCGCAGGGTGCCAGCCTTCACAGCTCACTCTGGCAGCGCGTCGACGGCGCCTGGCTGTTGCGCTTCCATCAGGGCTCACGCGAGTCCTGA
- a CDS encoding quinone-dependent dihydroorotate dehydrogenase, with product MYRLLFSLVLSRLDTERAHHLAFLVIRALPVLGIGRLVRRFTRPRIDLSVHTLGLTFDSPFGVAAGFDKDGKAVLGLSQLGFGHVEVGTVTALPQPGNDRPRLFRLIPDRAVINRMGFNNAGAESAARRLSGITARRQRPVLGMNIGKSRVVAVEDATADYLKSAAAVAQVADYLVVNVSSPNTPGLRGLQELDMLAPLLTAVKEVAGTVPLLVKIAPDLTDDQLARIAELVVRLGLDGIIATNTTLSREGLVSDPSVVTAAGAGGLSGAPLARRSLDVLRLIRSVVPEDLCVISVGGVETAADVAERLDAGATLVQGYTAFLYRGPLWAREINRGLEKLRRDAV from the coding sequence ATGTATCGACTCCTTTTCTCCCTGGTCCTGTCGCGACTCGATACCGAGCGCGCCCATCATCTGGCGTTTCTCGTCATTCGTGCACTGCCGGTGCTGGGCATCGGCCGTCTCGTGCGACGGTTCACGCGCCCGCGCATCGACCTCTCGGTACACACGCTGGGGCTCACCTTCGACTCGCCCTTCGGCGTTGCTGCCGGGTTCGATAAGGACGGCAAGGCCGTGCTGGGCCTCAGCCAGCTGGGCTTCGGTCATGTCGAGGTGGGCACGGTGACGGCTCTACCCCAGCCGGGCAATGACCGACCGCGGTTGTTCCGGCTCATCCCGGATCGCGCGGTCATCAACCGCATGGGCTTCAACAACGCGGGTGCCGAGTCGGCCGCCCGTCGGCTGAGTGGTATCACCGCCCGTCGGCAACGCCCGGTTCTCGGCATGAACATCGGCAAGAGCCGTGTCGTGGCGGTCGAGGATGCCACGGCCGACTACCTGAAGAGCGCCGCAGCCGTCGCGCAGGTCGCCGACTACCTCGTGGTCAACGTGAGCTCACCGAACACGCCGGGGTTGCGCGGCCTGCAGGAGCTGGACATGCTTGCGCCACTCCTGACGGCGGTCAAGGAGGTTGCGGGCACGGTTCCGCTACTCGTGAAGATCGCCCCAGACCTCACCGACGACCAGCTGGCGCGCATCGCGGAGCTCGTCGTGCGGCTCGGCCTCGACGGCATCATCGCCACGAACACCACACTCTCTCGCGAGGGGCTCGTCTCCGATCCGAGCGTGGTGACGGCGGCAGGGGCCGGGGGGCTCTCCGGTGCGCCGCTGGCACGCCGCTCGCTTGACGTGCTGCGTCTCATTCGTTCGGTCGTGCCCGAAGATCTCTGCGTGATCTCCGTTGGAGGCGTTGAGACGGCTGCGGATGTCGCCGAGCGGCTGGATGCCGGAGCAACACTCGTGCAGGGCTACACGGCGTTCCTCTATCGGGGGCCGCTGTGGGCACGCGAGATCAATCGCGGTCTCGAGAAGCTGCGGCGCGACGCGGTCTGA
- the nrdR gene encoding transcriptional regulator NrdR: MFCPFCRHPDSRVIDSRTSDDGLSIRRRRQCPECGRRFSTTETASLSVIKRSGVAEPFSREKIVSGVRKACQGRPVTDTDLAVLAQKVEETIRATGTSQIEANDIGLAILPPLRELDEVAYLRFASVYQAFNSLDDFESAIGQLRVEHHSASLGDEA, encoded by the coding sequence ATGTTCTGTCCGTTCTGTCGCCACCCCGATTCCCGTGTCATCGACTCGCGCACGAGCGATGACGGCCTGTCCATTCGTCGACGTCGCCAGTGCCCCGAATGCGGCAGGCGCTTCAGCACAACGGAGACGGCCAGCCTGAGTGTGATCAAACGCAGCGGCGTGGCAGAACCGTTCAGCCGCGAGAAGATCGTCAGCGGCGTGCGCAAGGCGTGCCAGGGTCGCCCGGTGACCGACACCGACCTCGCGGTGCTTGCGCAGAAGGTGGAGGAGACCATTCGGGCCACCGGCACATCCCAGATCGAGGCGAACGACATCGGCCTGGCCATTCTGCCGCCGTTGCGCGAACTCGATGAGGTGGCCTATTTGCGCTTCGCGAGCGTCTACCAGGCGTTCAATTCGCTCGACGATTTCGAGTCCGCCATCGGGCAGTTGCGGGTGGAACACCACTCCGCGTCGCTCGGTGACGAGGCGTAG
- the hisD gene encoding histidinol dehydrogenase, which produces MMQTIDLRGIQPSRAEYLRLLPRAAVDVSAATAAAAELVDAVRNAGSSALRDQAERFDGVRPDSIRVRSADIARAAAELPHAVRAALEESIARVQAATRAQLPVATTTQIGPGARIEQRWQPVERAGLYVPGGKAPLASSVVMNAVPAQIAGVASIALASPPQKAFGGAVHPTILGAAGLLGIDEVYAMGGAGAIGALAWGVDDIGLDPVQVITGPGNIFVAAAKRLVRGIVGIDSEAGPTEILIIADASADAHLLAADLISQAEHDEAAGAVLVTDSVELADRVRAQLADHMHATAHAARVATALGGPQSAIAIVDDLACAAAFSNAYGPEHLEIQSADPDAVLELIENAGAIFLGPHSPVSLGDYLAGSNHVLPTGGQARFSSGLGAYSFLRPQQVIRYDRQALASVADHVVALSGAEDLPAHGEAVTARFADEKPPVG; this is translated from the coding sequence ATGATGCAGACGATTGATCTCCGGGGAATCCAGCCTAGCCGAGCCGAATATCTGCGCCTTCTTCCACGCGCGGCTGTTGACGTATCGGCTGCCACAGCAGCGGCTGCGGAATTAGTCGATGCGGTGCGGAATGCCGGCAGCAGCGCGCTGCGTGACCAGGCCGAACGATTCGATGGTGTGCGTCCTGACTCCATCCGAGTGCGCTCCGCCGATATCGCTCGCGCCGCGGCCGAACTTCCCCATGCGGTGCGGGCGGCTCTTGAGGAATCCATCGCGAGGGTGCAGGCGGCGACGCGTGCGCAGCTGCCGGTGGCCACCACCACCCAGATCGGTCCTGGCGCACGCATCGAGCAGCGATGGCAGCCCGTTGAGCGCGCCGGCCTGTATGTGCCTGGCGGCAAGGCGCCCCTCGCATCCAGCGTTGTGATGAACGCCGTGCCCGCCCAGATCGCCGGCGTCGCCTCGATCGCCCTCGCCAGTCCGCCCCAAAAGGCATTTGGTGGCGCCGTGCACCCGACGATCCTCGGCGCTGCCGGGCTTCTCGGCATCGACGAGGTCTACGCCATGGGTGGCGCGGGTGCTATCGGCGCGCTTGCCTGGGGCGTCGACGACATCGGCCTCGACCCGGTACAGGTGATCACGGGACCGGGCAACATCTTCGTCGCGGCGGCCAAGCGACTCGTGCGCGGCATCGTCGGCATCGACTCGGAGGCCGGCCCCACCGAGATACTGATCATTGCGGATGCCTCAGCCGATGCTCACCTGCTGGCGGCAGACCTCATCAGCCAGGCCGAACACGATGAGGCGGCCGGTGCCGTTTTGGTGACGGACTCGGTTGAGCTCGCCGACCGGGTGCGCGCGCAACTCGCAGATCACATGCACGCCACCGCACACGCCGCGCGTGTGGCAACCGCGCTCGGCGGCCCGCAATCCGCCATCGCCATCGTTGACGATCTGGCATGCGCTGCCGCGTTCAGCAACGCCTACGGCCCTGAGCACCTCGAGATCCAGAGTGCGGATCCGGATGCTGTGCTCGAATTGATCGAGAACGCCGGCGCCATCTTCCTCGGCCCGCATTCGCCCGTGAGCCTGGGAGACTACCTGGCCGGCTCCAACCATGTGCTGCCCACGGGGGGACAGGCACGGTTCTCGTCGGGACTTGGTGCGTATTCGTTCCTGCGCCCGCAGCAGGTGATCCGTTACGATCGGCAGGCGCTGGCATCCGTTGCCGATCACGTCGTGGCGCTGTCCGGTGCCGAAGACCTGCCCGCGCACGGCGAAGCCGTGACCGCCCGCTTTGCCGACGAGAAGCCGCCCGTCGGTTAG
- a CDS encoding flavin reductase family protein has translation MSTAPPPADAPQGTPDSPATPSDLAAFKNAFRRHAAGVAVITALRADGTPVGFTATSLASLSAVPPLATFNMAMSASSWPAIAETDRVVIHTLGVRNRPAAEIMAGDNAIRFVGDHWYRGPHGLPVLRDVTAWMSGRIVERVQVHNNAVVVVQIEEGGLGERDDALLYHERTYLKPGERA, from the coding sequence ATGAGCACAGCACCTCCCCCCGCTGATGCGCCGCAGGGCACACCGGATTCTCCCGCGACTCCGAGCGACCTGGCCGCATTCAAGAACGCATTTCGGCGGCACGCCGCAGGGGTGGCGGTGATCACGGCGTTACGGGCCGACGGCACACCCGTCGGCTTCACCGCGACCTCGCTCGCCTCGCTCTCGGCCGTTCCCCCACTGGCGACCTTCAACATGGCGATGTCGGCCAGCTCCTGGCCTGCCATAGCCGAGACCGATCGCGTGGTCATCCACACCCTCGGGGTGCGCAATCGACCGGCGGCCGAGATCATGGCGGGAGACAACGCCATACGCTTCGTGGGCGACCACTGGTACCGCGGCCCACATGGGCTTCCTGTGCTCAGGGATGTCACGGCATGGATGAGCGGACGCATCGTCGAGCGCGTGCAGGTGCACAACAACGCGGTCGTCGTGGTGCAGATCGAGGAGGGCGGCCTCGGAGAACGTGACGATGCGCTGCTCTACCACGAGCGCACCTACCTCAAGCCGGGCGAGCGGGCATAG